From Nycticebus coucang isolate mNycCou1 chromosome 6, mNycCou1.pri, whole genome shotgun sequence, the proteins below share one genomic window:
- the LOC128588303 gene encoding olfactory receptor 4F17-like, translating to MVSEFILLGLSDSWELQVFLFVLFCALYGGIVFGNLLIVIMVASNSRLHSPMYFFLANLSLIDLSLSSVTAPKMITDFFSQHKVISFNGCLTQIFLLHFFGGSELVILIAMAFDRYTAICKPLRYTTIMSDKVCIGIVAAAWGIGFLHSVSQLAFAVHLPFCGPNEVDSFYCDLPRVIKLACTDTYRLDIMVIANSGVLTVFSFVLLIISYTIILMTIQYRPSGRSSKTLSTLTAHITVVLLFFGPCIFIYTWPFPIKSLDKFLAVFYSVVTPFLNPIIYTLRNKDMKTAMRWLSQWNVNSSVKF from the coding sequence ATGGTATCTGAGTTCATTCTACTGGGACTTTCTGATTCTTGGGAACTCCAGGTTTTCCTATTTGTGTTGTTTTGTGCACTCTATGGAGGAATTGTGTTTGGAAACCTTCTTATTGTCATAATGGTGGCTTCCAACTCCCGCCTTCACtcccccatgtacttcttcctagCCAACCTCTCACTCATTGATCTGTCTCTGTCTTCAGTCACAGCCCCTAAGATGATCACTGACTTCTTTAGTCAACACAAAGTTATCTCTTTCAATGGCTGCCTTACTCAgatatttctccttcacttttttGGTGGGAGTGAGTTAGTGATCCTCATAGCCATGGCATTTGACAGATACACAGCAATCTGTAAACCCCTACGCTACACTACAATTATGAGTGACAAGGTTTGTATTGGCATTGTGGCTGCAGCATGGGGGATTGGCTTCCTCCACTCAGTAAGCCAGCTGGCCTTTGCAGTACACTTGCCCTTCTGTGGTCCCAATGAGGTTGATAGCTTTTATTGTGACCTTCCTAGGGTAATCAAACTTGCCTGTACAGACACCTACAGGCTAGATATCATGGTCATTGCTAACAGTGGTGTGCtcactgtgttttcttttgttctcctAATCATCTCCTACACTATTATTCTAATGACCATCCAGTATCGCCCTTCAGGAAGGTCATCCAAGACTCTGTCCACTCTGACTGCTCACATTACAGtagttcttttgttctttggaccatgtatctttatttacaccTGGCCATTTCCCATCAAGTCATTAGATAAATTTCTTGCTGTGTTTTATTCTGTAGTCACTCCTTTCTTGAACCCAATTATATATACACTGAggaacaaagacatgaaaactgCAATGAGATGGCTGAGCCAATGGAATGTGAATTCTAGTGTAAAGTTTTAG
- the LOC128588294 gene encoding olfactory receptor 4F6-like, with product MDQSNDSVVTEFVLLGLAQSLGMQFFLFFFFSLFYLGIILGNLFIVFTVVLDPHLHSPMYFLLANLSLIDVGLSSTTVPRMISDLFTDCKVISFHNCMIQMFFIHVMGGVEMGLLIAMAYDRYTAVCKPLHYLTIMNPKICMLLVVAAWVIGMIHAVSQFVFVINLPFCGPNNVGSFYCDFPRVIKLACMDTYRLEFVVTANSGFISLGTFFFLIVSYIFILVTVRQHSSNDLSRAFFTLSAHITVVVLFFAPCMFLYVWPFPAKSLDKFFAIVDFVVTPVLNPAIYTLRNKDMKVAMRRLSRQVVSSRETT from the coding sequence ATGGACCAATCAAATGACTCTGTGGTAACTGAATTTGTATTACTGGGACTTGCACAATCCCTGGGAATgcagtttttcctctttttcttcttctctttattCTACCTGGGAATTATCCTTGGCAACCTCTTCATTGTGTTCACAGTGGTTTTAGACCCTCACTTACACTCCCCCATGTACTTCCTGCTGGCCAACCTGTCCCTCATTGACGTGGGCCTTTCATCCACCACAGTTCCTAGGATGATCTCAGATCTTTTCACTGACTGTAAAGTCATTTCTTTCCACAACTGCATGATACAAATGTTCTTTATCCATGTTATGGGAGGAGTTGAGATGGGGCTGCTGATAGCCATGGCATATGACAGGTACACAGCCGTCTGCAAGCCTCTCCACTATCTAACTATTATGAATCCCAAAATATGCATGCTCTTGGTGGTAGCTGCTTGGGTCATTGGGATGATTCATGCTGTGTCtcagtttgtttttgttataaATTTACCCTTCTGTGGCCCTAATAATGTGGGGAGCTTTTACTGTGATTTTCCTCGGGTTATTAAACTTGCATGCATGGACACTTACAGACTAGAATTTGTAGTCACTGCCAACAGTGGCTTCATATCCTTGGGcaccttctttttcttaattgtgTCATACATCTTTATTCTGGTCACTGTCCGGCAACATTCTTCGAATGATTTATCCAGAGCATTCTTTACTTTGTCAGCTCACATCACCgtagtggttttgttttttgctccATGCATGTTTCTCTATGTGTGGCCTTTCCCTGCTAAGTCATTGGACAAGTTTTTTGCCATTGTGGACTTTGTTGTCACCCCTGTCTTAAATCCTGCCATCTATACTTTACGGAACAAAGATATGAAGGTGGCCATGAGAAGGCTGAGTAGACAGGTTGTGAGTTCTAGGGAGACGACCTAA